In Panicum virgatum strain AP13 chromosome 4N, P.virgatum_v5, whole genome shotgun sequence, a single window of DNA contains:
- the LOC120669879 gene encoding uncharacterized protein LOC120669879, with the protein MATAAQTEHAVAPTGTTITPGAGNDEIEDSNAHGNTNSQHFIVTGLGGGSGKGQDSMDDSSRRFLLVDSTDDGFDFLWKLRKYLVLLGILAVGVTYNSGLTPPGGFWNENTDGHKAGDPVLHVEFSQRYEIFFYCNATAFAASLVLIILLLSKNVTRQKLWLRSMQFTMLVDLFSLMGAYASGSCRALKSSVYTWVLVIIVFAYVLIHILVSTRFVPETFKMTVKAMVNRTLSMLGICDVKTSSNQEKRNLEEARKFILMLVTFAASVTYQAGLSPPGGFWAENDHISEHRPATPVLRSHYLRRYNIFVSCNSTSFVASLVTIILLLSPELSRHGIRTKAVLVCVVADLLCLIGAFAAGCCRDVATSFFVMFIIVIVLICIGFLAGIFVYKPVADWLENIKAHIMRCMGVLGRALSLKSRSNRSINSKPESSHGNHQKESVHASDVPAEDSAYEPGLQTAGNQQVSNATEVESSEEYPPEDNQKIENTESLSNSQNPSDNSSQSTNTKDPVSNLECELSDCKLVANRTESLSSTEHPSSSCQQRDGVSADSHLVSGMEQSSSEQNVLAGDYIEDGRPSLPAEVSDTVESAEQNLTRHNNRDMENGGIDNNAEHENGRTDCNQEAPEPNYPRNSMEEHLEKTRTYLLLLAILAISLTYQSGLNPPGGFWSRSENNHSAGDRILEDSDHPRFIAFFYLNAVAFVASIVIILMLLNKSMSKKVTKHRVLQVVMIVDLLSLTGAFVMGSCRDAKKSISISVLLCLVIAYVALHVLIIHVIPPECKRLVSDKVKNFSCGNVWSALPQLCQQQTGKETSPKELERRRNLLLTLAILAATVTYQAGINPPGGVWSDDKDVSGAPGNPVLQDNHRKRYDLFYYSNSVSFVSSVAITILLVNKESCEHGIKSYALRVCLVVGLLGLLIAYAAGSCRNRKQSIFVIIIAMAVLISLVIQVLLSSMYETLRRPLAKLMERLQKLMEYLQNWFFGTETVRREITSGSLETKDCNEQKVRKRHKYLMLIATLAASITYQAGLNPPGGFWSDDDGHNAGNPLLHDINRQRYKIFFCFNAISFMTSIVVILLLLSKSIRKKAVPLEVLLLIMILDLVSLMTAFAAGSCRKLSTSVYVFMLVAGVVVYLVVLIVLSRAIKKYLRKWKTCGIFFSRYTVRVSSTNTRVQREQV; encoded by the coding sequence ATGGCTACTGCTGCGCAAACAGAGCATGCCGTTGCTCCAACTGGCACCACAAttactccaggagcaggcaatgATGAGATTGAAGACAGCAACGCCCATGGAAACACCAATAGTCAGCATTTCATTGTCACTGGCcttggtggtggcagtggcaagGGGCAGGACTCCATGGATGATTCATCCAGGAGATTTTTATTAGTTGATAGCACCGATGATGGTTTTGATTTCTTGTGGAAACTGCGGAAGTATTTGGTACTTCTTGGAATCTTAGCTGTTGGTGTGACATACAATTCTGGATTAACACCACCTGGGGGATTTTGGAATGAAAACACGGATGGCCATAAAGCTGGTGATCCTGTCCTTCATGTTGAGTTCTCCCAACGGTATGAGATATTCTTCTATTGTAATGCAACAGCCTTTGCTGCATCTCTTGTCTTAATAATCTTGCTTCTAAGCAAGAATGTGACAAGGCAGAagttgtggcttcgttcaatgCAATTTACAATGCTAGTGGACCTATTCAGTCTGATGGGGGCCTATGCTTCTGGGAGCTGCAGGGCTCTTAAGTCATCTGTCTACACATGGGTTCTAGTCATTATTGTTTTTGCTTATGTTTTGATTCATATCCTAGTATCCACAAGGTTTGTTCCAGAAACATTCAAAATGACGGTGAAGGCGATGGTAAATCGAACTCTATCCATGTTGGGAATATGTGATGTGAAAACAAGTAGTAATCAAGAGAAAAGGAACCTTGAGGAAGCTCGCAAGTTTATTCTGATGCTTGTAACTTTTGCTGCCAGTGTCACATACCAAGCAGGGTTGAGTCCACCAGGTGGCTTTTGGGCTGAAAATGATCATATCTCAGAGCACCGTCCAGCTACTCCTGTTCTTCGCAGTCACTACCTGCGCCGTTATAATATCTTTGTTAGTTGCAATTCAACCTCCTTTGTGGCATCTTTGGTTACAATTATATTGCTTCTGAGTCCAGAACTGAGCAGGCATGGAATAAGGACCAAAGCAGTGCTTGTTTGCGTGGTGGCTGACCTGTTATGCCTAATTGGTGCCTTTGCTGCTGGATGCTGTAGGGATGTAGCAACATCGTTCTTTGTCATGTTTATTATAGTCATAGTTTTGATCTGCATTGGGTTTTTAGCTGGGATATTTGTTTACAAACCTGTAGCAGACTGGCTAGAGAATATCAAAGCACACATTATGCGGTGCATGGGTGTGCTAGGTCGAGCACTCTCACTGAAATCTAGGAGTAACAGATCAATCAATTCAAAGCCAGAGAGTTCTCATGGAAATCATCAGAAAGAATCAGTCCATGCATCTGATGTACCAGCAGAAGACAGTGCATATGAACCAGGACTCCAGACTGCAGGCAATCAGCAAGTTTCAAATGCCACAGAAGTGGAATCCAGTGAGGAGTATCCACCTGAAGACAATCAGAAGATAGAAAATACTGAATCACTCTCTAACTCTCAGAATCCATCAGACAATAGTTCACAATCAACAAACACCAAGGATCCTGTGTCCAATCTGGAGTGTGAACTATCCGACTGCAAGCTAGTTGCAAACAGGACAGAATCTCTCTCCAGCACAGAACATCCATCGTCGAGCTGTCAGCAAAGGGATGGTGTGTCTGCAGACAGCCATCTAGTTTCAGGTATGGAGCAATCTTCATCTGAACAAAATGTGTTAGCTGGTGACTATATTGAGGATGGAAGGCCTTCTTTGCCTGCGGAAGTCAGTGATACTGTGGAATCTGCAGAACAGAATTTGACTAGACATAATAACCGTGACATGGAAAATGGTGGCATTGATAACAATGCAGAACATGAGAATGGCCGTACAGACTGCAATCAAGAAGCACCTGAACCAAATTATCCTCGAAATTCAATGGAAGAGCATCTGGAGAAGACCCGCACATATTTGCTCCTCCTTGCCATTCTTGCAATATCTCTGACATATCAATCAGGTTTGAACCCACCAGGTGGCTTCTGGTCAAGAAGTGAGAATAATCACTCAGCTGGTGATCGCATCCTTGAGGACAGTGACCATCCACGCTTCATTGCGTTCTTCTATCTTAATGCAGTTGCATTTGTGGCATCTATTGTGATCATCCTTATGCTACTGAACAAGAGTATGAGCAAGAAGGTTACAAAACATCGTGTCTTGCAGGTAGTTATGATAGTGGACTTACTTTCCCTGACTGGGGCCTTTGTCATGGGGAGCTGCAGGGATGCAAAGAAGTCTATTTCCATATCAGTGTTATTATGTCTTGTTATTGCTTATGTTGCTCTTCATGTTCTCATAATTCATGTGATCCCTCCAGAGTGCAAAAGGCTGGTTTCAGATAAAGTGAAGAACTTCTCCTGTGGAAATGTATGGTCAGCATTGCCTCAGTTATGCCAGCAGCAGACAGGGAAGGAAACTAGTCCAAAGGAATTGGAACGCAGGCGTAATCTACTACTGACACTTGCTATTCTAGCTGCAACTGTCACATACCAAGCTGGCATCAACCCTCCAGGTGGTGTATGGTCTGATGACAAAGATGTCAGTGGCGCACCAGGAAACCCAGTCCTTCAGGACAACCATCGAAAGAGATACGATTTGTTCTACTACTCAAATTCAGTCTCATTTGTGTCATCTGTTGCTATCACAATATTACTTGTGAATAAGGAATCCTGTGAGCATGGAATCAAATCTTATGCACTGCGAGTGTGTTTGGTGGTGGGTTTACTTGGCCTCTTGATTGCATATGCCGCAGGAAGCTGCAGGAATAGAAAGCAATCCATCTTTGTCATCATCATTGCCATGGCTGTTCTCATATCCCTTGTGATTCAAGTCCTGCTATCTTCAATGTATGAAACGCTAAGAAGACCATTGGCTAAACTTATGGAACGTCTGCAGAAACTTATGGAATATCTCCAGAACTGGTTTTTTGGAACTGAGACAGTTAGACGAGAAATTACTTCCGGGTCACTGGAAACTAAAGATTGTAATGAGCAAAAAGTAAGAAAGAGGCATAAGTATCTCATGCTTATTGCCACTTTAGCAGCCTCCATCACATACCAAGCTGGTCTGAACCCACCTGGTGGCTTCTGGTCTGATGACGACGGTCATAACGCAGGCAACCCGCTCCTTCATGATATTAATCGCCAACGCTACAAGATATTCTTCTGCTTCAATGCTATCTCATTCATGACATCTATTGTTGTTATTTTGCTTCTGCTGAGTAAATCCATTAGGAAAAAAGCTGTCCCGCTTGAGGTATTGCTCTTGATTATGATACTGGACCTGGTGTCTCTCATGACAGCTTTTGCTGCGGGAAGCTGCAGGAAACTAAGCACTTCAGTCTATGTCTTTATGCTAGTAGCTGGCGTAGTGGTATATCTTGTGGTTCTTATTGTTCTGTCAAGGGCAATTAAAAAATATCTGAGAAAGTGGAAGACATGTGGGATTTTCTTCTCAAGATATACTGTTCGTGTTTCAAGCACAAACACAAGGGTACAAAGAGAGCAAGTCTGA
- the LOC120668481 gene encoding U-box domain-containing protein 35-like — translation MAEAEAAPATQHLDGLDGGGQPSDSNGGTWEIEELEPEEEARQAGRGAARDDARGQGGGAAASSGGGGGADDVYVAVGKGGSSMAALSWALRRLTRPRSFVYLVHVFPVVNSIPTPLGMMPKSRASPEQIETYLNKERSKRREMLQKFLDQCRKFQVTVDVYLIESDQIANAIIELVPVLHIKQLVLGISKSNVRKLRRGSTIGGQVQKSAPVYCKVKIICDGKEVMAETIADPTPPLSPPPVDNSRSNMTPPSTTLNHDKAAANGEEKGGESRERKKITKFLRCFSF, via the exons atggccgaggccgaggcggcgcCTGCCACCCAGCATCTGgacggcctggacggcggcggccagccgAGCGACAGCAACGGCGGCACGTGGGAGATCGAGGAGCTGGAgcccgaggaggaggcgcggcaggCGGGCCGAGGCGCGGCCCGCGACGACGCGCggggccagggcggcggcgcggcggcctcctctggtggcggcggcggtgccgacgACGTGTACGTGGCGGTCGGCAAGGGCGGGTCCAGCATGGCGGCGCTGTCGTGGGCGCTGCGCCGGCTCACCAGGCCCCGGAGCTTCGTCTACCTCGTGCACGTCTTCCCCGTCGTCAACAGCATCCCCACACCAT TAGGAATGATGCCTAAAAGCCGAGCGAGCCCAGAGCAGATCGAAACCTACTTGAACAAAGAGAGATCGAAGAGGCGAGAAATGCTGCAGAAATTCCTGGATCAGTGCCGCAAATTTCAG GTTACCGTTGATGTTTACCTCATCGAGAGCGATCAAATCGCTAACGCAATCATTGAACTTGTTCCTGTCCTGCACATAAAACAGCTAGTGCTGGGAATTTCGAAGTCCAATGTGCG GAAGCTCAGGAGAGGAAGCACAATTGGAGGACAGGTACAGAAGAGCGCACCTGTCTACTGCAAAGTCAAGATCATCTGCGATGGCAAAGAGGTGATGGCAGAGACGATTGCTGATCCAACACCACCACTATCACCTCCTCCTGTAGATAACAGCAGATCTAACATGACACCACCATCAACTACACTTAATCATGATAAAGCAGCTGCAAATGGTGAAGAAAAAGGCGGTGAATCCAGAGAACGGAAGAAAATCACAAAGTTTCTAAGATGCTTCTCGTTTTGA